In Pollutimonas sp. M17, a single genomic region encodes these proteins:
- a CDS encoding sugar phosphate isomerase/epimerase family protein, with protein sequence MKTIKGPGIFLAQFAGGQPPFDSLEGLARWAASLGYKGVQIPTSDPGLFDLQQAAESQAYCDDVRGMLAGHGLEATELSTHLQGQLLAVHPAYDTLFDGFAAPAVRGNPAARTQWAREQLLLAAKASKRMELTAHATFSGALAWPYLYPWPQRPVGLVEEAFAELARRWRPILDAFDEAGVDVGYELHPGEDLHDGLSFERFLDAVGGHPRAGILYDPSHFVLQQLDYLAFIDIYHERIKCFHVKDAEFRPNGRQGVYGAYADWADRAGRFRSLGDGQVDFKAIFSKMAQYDYPGWAVLEWECCLKHPEQGAAEGAPFIASHIIRVAEHAFDDFAKSGASRDQLRQLLGIVQ encoded by the coding sequence ATGAAAACCATAAAAGGACCGGGTATTTTCCTGGCGCAATTCGCCGGCGGGCAGCCGCCCTTCGACAGCCTGGAAGGGCTGGCCCGCTGGGCTGCAAGCCTGGGGTATAAAGGCGTGCAGATCCCCACCAGCGATCCAGGCTTGTTCGACCTGCAACAGGCGGCCGAAAGCCAGGCCTATTGCGACGACGTGCGCGGCATGCTGGCCGGCCACGGGCTGGAGGCCACCGAGCTGTCCACGCACTTGCAAGGGCAGTTGCTGGCGGTGCATCCCGCCTACGACACCTTGTTCGACGGCTTCGCGGCGCCCGCCGTGCGCGGCAATCCGGCCGCCCGCACACAATGGGCGAGAGAGCAATTGCTGCTTGCCGCCAAGGCATCGAAACGCATGGAGCTGACGGCGCATGCGACGTTTTCCGGCGCGCTGGCCTGGCCCTATCTGTATCCCTGGCCGCAGCGTCCGGTCGGACTGGTCGAGGAAGCGTTCGCCGAACTGGCGCGGCGCTGGAGGCCGATACTGGATGCCTTCGACGAGGCCGGCGTCGATGTCGGCTACGAGCTGCATCCCGGAGAGGACCTGCACGACGGCCTGAGCTTCGAGCGCTTCCTGGACGCGGTGGGCGGCCATCCGCGCGCCGGCATCCTTTACGACCCCAGTCATTTCGTGCTGCAGCAGCTGGACTACCTGGCGTTCATCGACATCTATCATGAGCGCATAAAATGCTTCCATGTGAAGGACGCCGAATTCCGCCCCAATGGCAGGCAGGGCGTTTACGGCGCGTATGCGGACTGGGCGGATCGGGCAGGGCGCTTCCGCTCGCTGGGCGACGGCCAGGTCGATTTCAAGGCCATCTTTTCCAAGATGGCGCAATACGATTATCCCGGCTGGGCCGTGCTGGAATGGGAATGCTGCCTGAAGCATCCCGAGCAGGGCGCCGCCGAAGGCGCGCCCTTCATCGCCAGCCATATCATCCGCGTGGCCGAGCATGCTTTCGACGATTTCGCGAAGAGCGGCGCATCCAGGGATCAGCTTCGACAGTTATTGGGTATCGTTCAATGA
- the zwf gene encoding glucose-6-phosphate dehydrogenase yields MATTPPFDIVFFGGTGDLALRKLIPSLYQAHKAGALNRDGRIFALGRKAIGLEGYMELLEQRVKPRLGLDFDDASWASFKDRLRFHTLDAGREADYAGLADALGIAPERVTVCYLATAPHLFITICQNLAQAGLNHSNVRVVLEKPLGHDLESSNAINAAVGRHFAENQIYRIDHYLGKESVQNLMAIRFGNMLFEPLWRREWIDNIQITIAEELGVEERGEFYDRTGALRDMLQSHLLQLLCIVAMEPPASLSEDAVRDEKLKVLKALKPFSNEDVLAKTVRGQYRSGAINGMPVVGYREEHKVDPDSNTETFVALQAEVANWRWAGVPFFLRTGKRMQERVAEIVVNFRKVPHAVFPMPIGLHSANRLVIRLQPKESVRLYFMAKEPGDAMNLQSTYLNLDFHTMFKARWADAYERLLLDVIRGRLALFMRCDEQAQAWSWVEPILECWSRHAIAPKTYTAGSWGPAASSGLLSRAGVVWQEET; encoded by the coding sequence ATGGCCACTACCCCCCCCTTTGACATCGTGTTCTTCGGAGGCACCGGCGACCTGGCATTGCGCAAGCTCATTCCTTCTCTCTATCAGGCCCACAAGGCGGGCGCGCTGAACCGGGACGGACGCATTTTCGCGCTGGGCCGCAAAGCCATAGGCCTGGAGGGATACATGGAACTCCTGGAACAGCGCGTCAAGCCGCGGCTGGGGCTGGACTTCGACGACGCCTCGTGGGCGAGCTTCAAGGATCGCCTGCGCTTCCATACCCTGGACGCCGGACGCGAGGCCGACTATGCGGGCTTGGCGGATGCCCTGGGCATCGCGCCGGAGCGGGTAACTGTTTGTTATTTGGCTACAGCGCCGCATCTGTTCATCACCATCTGCCAGAATCTGGCGCAGGCCGGGCTGAACCATTCGAATGTACGCGTGGTGCTGGAGAAACCCCTGGGCCACGACCTGGAATCGTCCAACGCGATCAATGCCGCCGTGGGCCGGCACTTCGCCGAGAACCAGATCTACCGCATCGACCATTACCTGGGCAAGGAATCGGTGCAGAACCTGATGGCCATACGTTTCGGCAATATGCTGTTCGAACCGCTATGGCGCCGCGAATGGATAGACAACATACAGATCACCATCGCCGAAGAGCTGGGCGTGGAAGAGCGCGGCGAGTTCTACGACCGCACCGGCGCGCTGCGCGACATGCTGCAAAGCCACCTGCTGCAACTGTTGTGCATCGTCGCCATGGAGCCGCCCGCCAGCCTGTCGGAAGACGCCGTGCGCGACGAAAAGCTGAAAGTCCTGAAAGCGCTCAAGCCCTTCAGCAACGAAGACGTTCTGGCCAAGACCGTGCGCGGCCAGTACCGCAGCGGCGCCATCAACGGCATGCCGGTCGTTGGCTACCGCGAAGAACACAAAGTCGATCCGGACAGCAATACCGAAACCTTCGTCGCACTGCAGGCCGAGGTGGCCAATTGGCGCTGGGCCGGCGTGCCCTTCTTCCTGCGCACGGGCAAGCGCATGCAGGAACGCGTGGCCGAGATCGTGGTCAACTTCCGCAAGGTGCCCCATGCCGTGTTCCCCATGCCCATAGGCCTGCATTCGGCCAACCGCCTGGTGATACGCCTGCAACCCAAGGAAAGCGTGCGCCTGTATTTCATGGCCAAGGAGCCGGGCGACGCGATGAATCTGCAATCGACCTACCTGAACCTGGATTTCCACACCATGTTCAAGGCCCGCTGGGCCGACGCCTATGAACGCTTGCTGCTGGACGTCATCCGCGGCCGGCTGGCGCTGTTCATGCGCTGCGACGAACAAGCGCAGGCATGGAGCTGGGTGGAGCCCATACTGGAGTGCTGGAGCAGGCACGCCATCGCACCCAAGACGTATACCGCCGGAAGCTGGGGTCCGGCCGCATCCAGCGGGCTGCTGTCCCGCGCCGGCGTGGTCTGGCAGGAGGAAACATGA
- a CDS encoding amino acid ABC transporter permease, which produces MRTFGYSDFWFILEAAQWTVLLSLMAFVGGGIVGLIVALSRTSESGLARTLSMGFIQLFRGTPLLLQLFLVFFGAPVIGLEVNPWAAAAVALTLNSGAFLGEIWRGCIEAIPRGQWEAAEALGLSYRHKMRDVVLPQALKIAVPPTVGYLVQIVKGTSLAAIIGFTELTRAGQIINNATFQPMVVFSVVAVVYFLLCWPLSLLAAYMERRLAMSLSR; this is translated from the coding sequence ATGCGTACGTTTGGCTATAGCGATTTCTGGTTCATTCTCGAGGCGGCGCAGTGGACGGTGCTGCTTTCGCTGATGGCGTTCGTGGGCGGCGGCATCGTGGGGCTGATCGTGGCGCTTTCGCGCACGTCCGAAAGCGGCCTGGCACGGACCTTGTCCATGGGCTTCATCCAATTGTTTCGCGGCACGCCGCTGCTGCTGCAGCTGTTCCTGGTGTTCTTCGGGGCGCCGGTGATCGGGCTGGAGGTCAATCCGTGGGCGGCGGCGGCGGTGGCGCTGACGCTCAATAGCGGGGCCTTCCTGGGCGAGATCTGGCGCGGTTGCATCGAGGCGATTCCGCGCGGCCAATGGGAGGCGGCCGAGGCGCTGGGACTGTCGTACCGGCACAAGATGCGCGACGTGGTGCTGCCCCAGGCGCTGAAGATCGCGGTGCCGCCCACGGTGGGCTACCTGGTGCAGATCGTGAAGGGCACGTCGCTGGCGGCCATCATCGGCTTTACCGAACTGACCCGTGCCGGGCAGATCATCAACAACGCCACTTTCCAGCCCATGGTGGTGTTCTCGGTGGTTGCCGTCGTCTACTTCCTGCTGTGCTGGCCCCTGTCGCTGCTGGCCGCCTACATGGAACGCCGGCTGGCCATGTCGCTGTCGCGTTGA
- a CDS encoding sugar ABC transporter ATP-binding protein — translation MSLSVEFRSISKDFGPVRVLHDVDLALPRGRVYGLLGENGAGKSTLMKILCGYEQPTEGALLIDGREVQFESSRQAEQRGIVLIHQEINLADDLTIAQNIFLGHEKKRGPFLDNKAMHGQAAALLAQVGLPADPDTRVGSLIVAEKQLVEIAKALAKNARLLVMDEPTATLTPGETERLFALIEQFRNDGVTIIYISHKLDEIERITDHIVVMRDGRYVTQAPTPSVSRREMANLMVGRELADLFPPKVMADRDAAPALRVEGLSVPGWAEDVSFDVRPGEILGFAGLVGAGRTELFEGILGLRERSAGHIYLQGVERKLRNPRQAARHGLTYLSEDRKGRGILLAFGMRQNVTLMALERYAKPLLDTDLERRALDAAVRDFGIRTGNADNLASALSGGNQQKLALAKVLHPDPSVVILDEPTRGVDVGAKRDIYFLIQGLARQGLAVIVISSELMELIGLCHRVAVMRAGHLQAVLQSEQLNEKELIAHATGTEQPA, via the coding sequence ATGAGCCTGTCCGTGGAATTCCGCTCCATCAGCAAGGACTTCGGCCCCGTCCGGGTCCTGCACGATGTCGACCTGGCCTTGCCTAGGGGTCGAGTCTACGGCTTGCTGGGCGAAAACGGCGCCGGCAAGTCCACCCTCATGAAGATACTGTGCGGCTACGAGCAGCCCACGGAAGGAGCCTTGCTGATCGATGGGCGCGAGGTTCAGTTCGAGTCCTCAAGGCAGGCCGAGCAGCGGGGCATCGTACTGATCCATCAGGAGATCAACCTGGCCGACGACTTGACCATCGCCCAGAACATCTTCCTGGGCCACGAGAAAAAACGCGGACCTTTCCTGGACAACAAGGCCATGCATGGCCAGGCGGCCGCCTTGCTTGCGCAGGTGGGCTTGCCGGCGGATCCGGACACGCGGGTCGGCAGCCTGATCGTCGCCGAGAAGCAGCTGGTGGAGATCGCCAAGGCCCTGGCCAAGAATGCACGGCTGCTGGTCATGGACGAGCCGACCGCCACCTTGACGCCCGGCGAGACCGAGCGCCTGTTCGCGCTCATCGAGCAGTTCAGGAATGACGGGGTCACCATCATCTATATCTCGCACAAGCTGGACGAGATCGAGCGCATCACCGATCACATCGTCGTCATGCGCGATGGGCGCTACGTGACGCAGGCGCCGACCCCCAGCGTGTCGCGCCGGGAAATGGCCAATCTGATGGTGGGACGCGAGCTGGCGGATCTGTTCCCGCCCAAGGTCATGGCCGACCGCGACGCCGCACCCGCCTTGCGGGTCGAGGGCCTGTCTGTGCCCGGCTGGGCCGAGGACGTCAGCTTCGACGTGCGCCCGGGCGAGATCCTGGGCTTTGCCGGCCTGGTGGGCGCGGGCCGGACGGAATTGTTCGAAGGCATACTGGGCTTGCGGGAACGCAGCGCGGGCCATATCTATCTGCAGGGCGTGGAGCGCAAGCTGCGCAACCCCAGGCAGGCGGCCCGGCACGGCCTGACCTATCTCAGTGAAGACCGCAAGGGCCGGGGCATACTGCTTGCCTTCGGCATGCGGCAGAACGTGACCCTGATGGCGCTGGAGCGCTATGCAAAGCCGTTGCTGGACACCGACCTGGAGCGGCGGGCGCTGGATGCCGCCGTGCGCGATTTCGGCATACGCACCGGCAATGCCGACAACCTGGCGTCGGCGCTGTCGGGTGGCAACCAGCAAAAGCTGGCCTTGGCCAAGGTGCTGCATCCCGATCCCTCCGTCGTGATCCTGGACGAGCCCACGCGCGGCGTGGACGTCGGCGCCAAGCGCGACATCTATTTCCTGATCCAGGGCCTGGCCCGGCAAGGACTGGCGGTCATCGTCATTTCGTCGGAGCTCATGGAACTGATCGGCTTGTGCCATCGCGTGGCGGTGATGCGGGCCGGACATCTGCAAGCCGTGCTGCAGTCTGAACAATTGAATGAGAAGGAGCTGATTGCCCATGCAACCGGAACAGAGCAGCCTGCCTGA
- a CDS encoding amino acid ABC transporter permease, translating to MNYSFQFGPVFEAWPLLLHGTWMTIQLSFLAMLFGLLVAIVCAWGKTAGPAPLRWLINAYIEIIRNTPFLVQLFFFFFALPAVGVRWSPYTAALVAMVFNLGAYATEIVRAGIESIPKGQIEAGLALNLSRLEIFRYVILKPALKAIYPALTSQFILLMLASSVVSVISADDLTSVAANLQSETFRSFEIYIVITVIYLLLTLAFSYLFRLVFQWGLNYPDRR from the coding sequence GTGAATTATTCCTTTCAATTCGGTCCGGTGTTCGAGGCCTGGCCCCTGCTGCTGCATGGCACGTGGATGACGATCCAGCTGTCCTTCCTGGCCATGTTGTTCGGGCTGCTGGTGGCCATTGTGTGCGCCTGGGGCAAGACGGCCGGCCCCGCGCCCTTGCGCTGGCTGATCAACGCCTACATCGAGATCATCCGCAACACGCCCTTCCTGGTGCAGCTGTTCTTCTTTTTCTTTGCCCTGCCGGCGGTGGGAGTGCGCTGGTCGCCGTACACGGCCGCGCTGGTGGCCATGGTGTTCAACCTGGGCGCCTACGCGACCGAGATCGTGCGCGCCGGCATCGAATCCATCCCGAAGGGGCAGATCGAGGCCGGGCTGGCGCTGAACCTGTCGCGCCTCGAGATCTTCCGCTACGTGATCCTCAAGCCCGCGCTCAAAGCCATCTATCCAGCGCTGACCAGCCAGTTCATTTTGCTGATGCTGGCCTCCAGCGTGGTCTCGGTGATCTCGGCCGACGATCTGACCTCGGTGGCGGCGAACCTTCAGTCCGAGACCTTCCGAAGCTTCGAGATCTACATCGTGATCACGGTGATCTACCTGCTGCTGACGCTGGCCTTCTCCTACCTGTTCCGGCTGGTGTTCCAGTGGGGCCTTAACTATCCGGACCGCCGATAA
- a CDS encoding Gfo/Idh/MocA family protein — translation MSAGVHRRLRLGMVGGGRGAFIGAVHRMAARLDDRYELVAGALSSDPERAAASAADVGIDPARSYADWREMAQAEGRLRREGRKGIDAVSIVTPNHLHAPIARAFLAEGIHIICDKPLTVSLAEALELRDLARDHSALFVLTHTYTGYPMVRHARWLVEQGAIGELRLLQVEYAQDWWAEASAMTEGGWRGDPAIAGPAGTLGDVGIHAYQLASYVSGCEPDEIAAELHTFAPGRRLDDHVQVMMRYANGARGSLWASQVATGCENALTLRLYGSRAQLRFEQEDPNVLWLTPQGGSAQRITRGRASSIAADQATRIPPGHPEGYIEAFAQLYRDAADRILALESGRADLPDSAALPGIADGVAGHRFIASVLQSHRRGSAWVRLDEARDPD, via the coding sequence ATGAGCGCAGGCGTGCATAGGCGATTGAGGCTGGGCATGGTGGGCGGCGGCCGCGGCGCCTTCATCGGCGCGGTGCACCGCATGGCGGCGCGGCTGGACGATCGCTACGAGCTGGTGGCGGGCGCCCTGTCCAGCGATCCGGAGCGGGCGGCGGCCAGCGCGGCCGATGTCGGCATCGATCCGGCGCGCAGCTACGCCGACTGGCGGGAAATGGCGCAGGCCGAGGGCCGCTTGCGGCGCGAAGGGCGGAAGGGCATCGACGCCGTATCCATCGTGACGCCCAATCATCTGCATGCACCCATCGCGCGGGCGTTCCTGGCCGAGGGCATACACATCATCTGCGACAAGCCGCTGACGGTGTCGCTGGCCGAGGCGCTGGAGCTGCGGGATCTGGCCCGCGATCATTCCGCGCTTTTCGTGTTGACTCACACCTATACCGGCTACCCCATGGTGCGCCATGCGCGCTGGCTGGTGGAGCAAGGCGCCATCGGCGAGTTGCGCCTGCTGCAGGTGGAATATGCGCAGGACTGGTGGGCCGAGGCCTCGGCCATGACCGAAGGAGGCTGGAGGGGCGATCCGGCCATCGCCGGCCCCGCGGGCACGCTGGGCGACGTTGGCATCCACGCCTACCAGCTGGCCAGCTATGTCAGCGGCTGCGAGCCGGATGAAATCGCCGCCGAACTGCATACCTTCGCGCCGGGGCGCCGGCTGGACGACCATGTGCAGGTCATGATGCGCTATGCCAACGGAGCGCGCGGCAGCCTGTGGGCCAGCCAGGTCGCGACCGGCTGCGAGAATGCGCTGACTTTGCGCTTGTACGGCAGCCGCGCCCAATTGCGTTTCGAGCAGGAAGACCCCAACGTCCTGTGGCTGACCCCTCAAGGCGGGAGCGCGCAGCGGATTACCCGCGGCCGCGCGTCCAGTATCGCGGCCGACCAGGCCACGCGCATTCCCCCCGGTCACCCCGAAGGCTATATCGAGGCGTTCGCGCAGCTGTATCGGGACGCGGCCGACCGCATCCTGGCGCTCGAGTCCGGGCGGGCCGATCTGCCGGATTCCGCCGCCTTGCCCGGCATCGCCGACGGCGTGGCTGGCCATCGTTTCATCGCCTCCGTGCTCCAGAGCCATCGCCGCGGCAGCGCCTGGGTCAGGCTGGACGAGGCGCGCGACCCGGACTGA
- a CDS encoding ABC transporter permease translates to MQPEQSSLPEAPAAHAGGRAGRHAAPSWRGRLHGLGPVAGLVLLCIAGTLLNSSFADIDNIMNVLTRTAFIGIISVGMCFVIISGGIDLSVGSMAALIAGSMILVMNALTAFALAPMLVIVLGMLFALALGALLGLAHGLLITRGRIEPFIVTLGTLGIFRAYLTYLSDGGAITLNMDVSDAYSPVYYGSLLGIPVPVWVFIAIALLGGLVLNRTAFGRYVQAIGSNEQVARYAAVNVDKTKTLTYVLLGMCVGIATVLYVPRLGSASPTTGLLWELEAIAAVIVGGTALKGGAGTMTGTVVGAILLSVIGNILNLTSIISVYLNAAVQGFVIIIVAFLQRRRS, encoded by the coding sequence ATGCAACCGGAACAGAGCAGCCTGCCTGAAGCCCCCGCCGCGCATGCCGGCGGACGCGCCGGGCGGCATGCCGCGCCTTCATGGCGTGGGCGATTGCACGGACTTGGGCCCGTGGCGGGCCTGGTGCTGTTGTGCATCGCCGGCACACTGCTCAACAGCAGCTTCGCCGACATCGACAACATCATGAATGTACTGACCCGGACGGCCTTCATCGGCATCATCTCGGTCGGCATGTGCTTCGTCATCATCTCGGGCGGCATCGACTTGTCGGTGGGCTCGATGGCGGCGCTGATCGCCGGAAGCATGATATTGGTCATGAACGCGCTGACCGCTTTCGCGCTGGCTCCCATGCTGGTCATTGTGCTGGGCATGCTTTTCGCTTTGGCGCTGGGCGCGCTGCTGGGACTGGCCCATGGCCTGCTCATTACGCGCGGCCGGATCGAGCCCTTCATCGTGACGCTGGGCACACTGGGCATCTTCCGCGCCTACCTGACCTACCTGTCCGACGGTGGGGCCATCACGCTGAACATGGACGTGTCCGACGCCTACAGCCCGGTGTACTACGGCAGCCTGCTGGGCATACCCGTGCCTGTGTGGGTGTTCATCGCCATTGCGCTGCTGGGCGGGCTGGTGCTGAATCGGACGGCGTTCGGGCGCTACGTGCAGGCCATAGGCTCGAACGAGCAGGTGGCGCGCTATGCCGCCGTCAATGTCGACAAGACCAAGACGCTGACCTACGTGCTGCTGGGCATGTGCGTGGGCATCGCGACCGTCCTGTATGTGCCTCGCCTGGGCTCGGCCAGCCCCACCACCGGCTTGTTGTGGGAGCTGGAGGCCATCGCCGCCGTGATCGTGGGCGGGACGGCTTTGAAGGGCGGCGCGGGAACCATGACCGGCACCGTGGTCGGGGCCATCCTGCTGTCCGTCATCGGCAACATCCTCAACCTGACCAGCATCATCAGCGTTTACCTGAACGCGGCGGTGCAGGGTTTCGTCATCATCATCGTGGCTTTCCTGCAGCGCCGGCGCTCCTGA
- a CDS encoding substrate-binding domain-containing protein has product MAAMGLSSGAMAQEKVNLGVSIPAATHSFTAGVVWWSNQAKAELEKAHPNLKVTVKTSSGAPEQANQLQDLLTVNRINALVIMPFESASLTQPVAQLKKKGVYVTVVDRGLTDTSAQDAYVSGDNTAFGRLAAEYLVKKLNGKGDIVALRGIATTLDNERMDAFNAVIKKHPDIKLLDARYGNWNRDDAFKVMQDYLTRFKHIDAVWAADDDMAFGVLKAIEQAKRTDIKEVFGGAGAKGMVKTIIDGSNPLIQADVSYSPKFIYDAIKLTAEARLKGEKLPETTIIPSVLITKENAKDFYFPDSPF; this is encoded by the coding sequence ATGGCCGCCATGGGCCTGTCGTCGGGCGCCATGGCGCAAGAGAAGGTCAACCTGGGCGTGTCCATACCCGCCGCCACGCACAGCTTCACGGCAGGCGTCGTGTGGTGGTCCAATCAGGCCAAGGCCGAACTGGAAAAGGCGCACCCAAACCTTAAGGTCACGGTCAAGACATCCAGCGGCGCGCCCGAGCAGGCCAATCAGTTGCAGGACCTGCTTACCGTCAACCGCATCAATGCGCTGGTCATCATGCCCTTCGAGTCGGCCTCGCTGACCCAGCCGGTGGCCCAGCTGAAGAAAAAAGGCGTCTACGTCACCGTGGTCGATCGCGGCCTGACCGACACCAGCGCGCAGGACGCCTATGTGTCCGGGGACAATACCGCATTCGGCCGGCTGGCCGCCGAGTACCTGGTGAAGAAGCTGAACGGCAAAGGCGACATCGTGGCCTTGCGCGGCATTGCCACGACGCTGGACAACGAGCGCATGGATGCCTTCAACGCCGTCATCAAGAAGCACCCGGACATCAAGCTGCTGGATGCCCGCTACGGCAACTGGAACCGCGATGACGCCTTCAAGGTCATGCAGGACTACCTGACCCGCTTCAAGCACATCGACGCGGTGTGGGCCGCCGACGACGACATGGCTTTCGGCGTGCTCAAGGCCATCGAGCAGGCCAAGCGCACTGATATCAAGGAAGTCTTCGGCGGCGCGGGCGCCAAGGGCATGGTCAAGACCATCATCGACGGCAGCAATCCGCTGATACAGGCCGATGTTTCCTACTCGCCCAAGTTCATCTACGACGCCATCAAGCTGACCGCCGAAGCACGCCTGAAGGGTGAGAAACTGCCCGAGACCACGATCATTCCATCGGTCCTGATCACCAAGGAAAACGCCAAGGACTTCTATTTTCCCGACTCTCCGTTCTAA
- a CDS encoding LacI family DNA-binding transcriptional regulator: MSKTQGRSTIADVARQAGVSKATVSRFLNHRDTLLSPEIAGKVEAAVKQLGYVPSPMAQALKRGRSRLIGLVVADITNPYSVAVLRGAEQACREAGYLVMLFNLGNESERESAGIRALTSYKVEGFILNTMGRDAGAVLETARQGKPVVLVDRLHDGLDVDFVSLDNRQAISLSGGHLLDAGYRDLLLVTEPLGTVSSRIERARAFKAFVAEQGSTVSGHSVESRAEAPELLDQALQSLRKGAQARPAVITSNAVVTLRVVEAVARLGWRLGRDVGLVGIDDTPWAPYVGPGITTVSQPTGELGRLAAQCLMQRLAGSTIAARKILLPGTLMSRGSTQPS; encoded by the coding sequence ATGAGCAAAACCCAGGGGCGCAGCACGATCGCCGATGTGGCGCGCCAGGCCGGCGTGTCCAAGGCCACCGTCTCGCGTTTTCTCAATCACCGCGACACCCTGCTTTCGCCCGAGATCGCCGGCAAGGTCGAGGCGGCCGTCAAGCAGCTGGGCTATGTGCCCAGCCCCATGGCGCAAGCCTTGAAGCGCGGCCGTTCGCGCCTGATCGGCCTGGTGGTGGCCGATATCACCAACCCCTATTCGGTGGCGGTGCTGCGCGGGGCGGAGCAGGCCTGCCGCGAAGCGGGCTACCTGGTCATGCTGTTCAATCTGGGCAATGAAAGCGAAAGGGAGAGCGCCGGGATACGCGCGCTTACTTCGTACAAGGTCGAGGGCTTCATCCTGAACACCATGGGCCGCGATGCCGGCGCCGTCCTTGAAACCGCCCGGCAAGGCAAGCCCGTCGTGCTGGTCGACCGCCTGCATGACGGCCTGGACGTCGATTTCGTTTCCCTGGACAACCGGCAGGCCATCAGCCTCAGCGGCGGACATCTGCTGGATGCCGGCTATCGCGACCTGTTGCTGGTGACCGAACCTCTGGGCACGGTCAGTTCGCGTATCGAGCGCGCCCGGGCATTCAAGGCCTTTGTCGCGGAACAGGGTTCCACGGTGTCCGGGCACAGCGTGGAAAGCAGGGCGGAGGCGCCGGAGCTGCTGGACCAGGCATTGCAATCGCTGCGCAAGGGGGCGCAAGCCCGGCCGGCGGTCATCACCAGCAACGCGGTCGTGACGCTGCGCGTGGTCGAGGCCGTTGCCAGGCTGGGCTGGCGATTGGGCAGGGACGTGGGTCTGGTGGGCATCGACGATACACCCTGGGCGCCGTATGTCGGTCCCGGAATCACCACGGTATCGCAACCCACCGGCGAACTGGGACGGCTGGCGGCGCAGTGCCTCATGCAGCGGCTGGCCGGGTCGACGATCGCGGCGCGCAAGATACTCCTGCCCGGCACGCTGATGAGCCGGGGGTCCACGCAGCCCAGTTAG
- a CDS encoding LacI family DNA-binding transcriptional regulator codes for MARSFADSSGASGAERSVSIAQVAERAGVSVATVSRVLNGKQTVKDATRLRVAEAIHAMGYRVNQMARSLRTDESRLLLVMVPDIGNPFYAQIVQGIDGVVQDKGYSVLLCETGGDANRERRYFDLLESRRADGAICLDPDTVQQALSGQALRFPWVACCEFDSQVAVPYVGIDNRAAARDAVACLIGKGHRRIAFVNSDTRFMYARERSLGYADALAQADIAFREDYCVGVEGLDFAAGKRAAQALLALEQRPTAVFAVSDTLAIGVIRGLHEAGLAVPRDMAVMGFDDISLAQQTCPALSTVAQPMRTLGEQAAYLLLKQLDDPRSRISGVLLPHRVVQRESA; via the coding sequence ATGGCCAGGTCTTTCGCCGATTCCTCCGGTGCTTCGGGCGCCGAACGCAGCGTGTCGATCGCGCAGGTCGCCGAGCGGGCCGGCGTCTCGGTTGCCACGGTGTCGCGCGTCCTGAACGGCAAGCAGACTGTCAAGGATGCCACTCGCCTGCGGGTGGCGGAAGCCATTCATGCCATGGGCTATCGCGTCAACCAGATGGCGCGCAGCCTGCGCACCGATGAAAGCCGGCTGCTGCTGGTCATGGTGCCCGACATCGGCAACCCCTTCTATGCGCAGATCGTGCAAGGCATCGACGGTGTCGTGCAGGACAAGGGCTATTCCGTCCTGCTTTGTGAAACGGGCGGCGACGCCAACCGCGAGCGGCGCTATTTCGACCTGCTGGAGTCGCGCCGGGCCGACGGCGCCATTTGCCTGGATCCGGATACCGTGCAGCAGGCGCTCAGCGGCCAGGCCTTGCGCTTTCCATGGGTGGCCTGCTGCGAGTTCGACAGCCAGGTGGCCGTGCCCTATGTGGGCATCGACAATCGGGCGGCGGCCCGCGACGCGGTGGCCTGCCTGATAGGCAAAGGGCACCGCCGCATTGCCTTCGTCAATTCCGATACCCGATTCATGTATGCGCGCGAACGCAGCCTGGGGTATGCCGATGCCCTGGCGCAAGCAGACATCGCCTTCCGGGAAGACTACTGCGTGGGCGTGGAGGGGCTGGATTTCGCGGCCGGCAAGCGTGCCGCTCAGGCCTTGCTGGCCCTGGAACAACGGCCCACCGCCGTCTTCGCGGTTTCCGACACGCTGGCCATCGGCGTCATTCGGGGTTTGCACGAGGCGGGCCTGGCCGTGCCGCGGGACATGGCCGTCATGGGTTTCGACGATATTTCGCTGGCGCAGCAAACCTGCCCCGCGCTCAGCACCGTCGCCCAGCCCATGCGAACCCTGGGCGAACAGGCCGCCTATCTGCTGCTCAAGCAGCTGGACGATCCGCGCTCCCGCATCAGCGGCGTGTTGCTGCCGCACCGGGTGGTGCAAAGGGAGAGCGCCTGA